A stretch of DNA from Staphylococcus equorum:
ATTTCACAAGCATATTAACTATGCGTATTTTGTTAACGCAATGATTTAAAGCGCTTTCATTATTGATTAGATACTATAGAGAGGTGATATAATTGAAGAGACAAATAACCCGTAAAGAAAAATATTCATTTGGAATTGGTGCATTTGGTAAAGATTTGGTTGTTAACTTAATAGGTATATATCTTATGTATTATCTTACCGACATCTTAGGTGTTGCGGCCGGTTTTGTGGGCTCCTTATATTTTGTTGCTCGTATTTGGGATGCGATTAACGATCCAGTCATGGGAATGATTGTGGATAAAACTAAAACTAAATGGGGGAAATTCAGACCCTGGTTAGTCATAGGCACACTTATAAATTCTATTGTAACAATTATTTTATTTACAAATTTTGATTTAACAGGAACAAGTTTATATATATTTATTTCAATTATGTATATTCTTTGGGGCATGACTTATACAATGATGGATGTTCCTTATTGGTCATGGTTACCTAATCTAACCAATAATCCCACCGAACGTGAAGAAGTATCTGTCATCCCTCGTATTTTTGCGAGTTTAGCAAACTTAATTCTTGGAGCTATAGGTTTAAGTGCTGTAATATATTTAGATACAATTTTCGGCACTGGAGATCAATCTACTGGTTTCTTAATTTTAACGGGAATTATCATTCTTTTTTTCATAACTACAATGGGCATTACCGTATGTAATGTAAAAGAGGCTCCTACAAATATTGATACTGGTATTACACTACGCTTTAAAGATATTTGGCGAATACTATTTACCAATAAAGAATTACTAGCCTATATCGGTATCCTAATTACGTTTTTCTTATGTACTCAAATCATTGGCAATGTACTCATTTATTATTTTAGTTATGTGGCAGAATCAAAATTCTTATTTGCCCTATATAACGGTATGGGATTTGTAGAAATTATAGCATTAATTCTTTTCCCTAGAATTGCCAAATTACTTACAAGAGAACGTATATTTCCGATTGCAACATGTAGTATCATTATAGGCCTACTCATTTTATTACTAGCTAGTTATTTTTCACCAAGTGCTATATTACCAGTTGTTATAGGTACTACTTTTATAAAAATTGGCACTGGATTTATCATGGGTATTATAACAGTTTCTATTGCCGATGTAATAGACTATAGTGAAATGAAATTTGGTCAAAGAAACGAAAGTGTCATTACTTCTACTCAAACATTTTTAATGAAAACAGCTATGGCAGTTTCTGGTTTGATTACTGGTTGGAGTTTAACTTTTTTAGGTTATCAACCTGGTGTAGAACAAAGTGAATTCACCAAGAATGGATTGCGTTTTATCATGACTATTCTACCTATTATTTGTATAATAGCAAGTTACCTCATTTATAAATGGAGCTATAATTTAAAAGGTACATACATTAAAGATGTAGTACATGTATTGAATCAAAGAAAAAGTAAAAAAGGTTGATATTAAAAACAAACGAAAGTATTAGATACTCTCATTTATTCCTTGATTTTAAAATTCTACACTTTCAATTCCCCGGGAAATATTCAAAGGTGATATTTTGCCCAAATTGGAGCCTGATGAATAATGCCAAACTACACATACACATGTCCGAATTGTGATGAATTTACAATTCGTCAATCCATGAACGACATACACAATAACGTTTCGTGCCCTGAATGTGGACATTTATCTAAACGTGTATATACTGCTTTTCAAACCTATGGAATGGACTCAAAGTTAAAAAATCGTATTGAACAAGGACAACAACCCAAACCCGTTACCAAAGATAAATTACCTCAACAAAATCGTGCAACTACAAATGCTGTCAGACCTTGGATGGCCGGACATTAATATATTTAATAGCATTACAAATACTCAGATCCACCATTGCTTAGAATTAAGTAGTAATGGTGGATCTTTTATATTCATTACTTCTAAATAATAATTTCATCGGTACATTCACACCCTCACACTGAGTACATTTAATTTAAAAACATTAATTTTACTTTCAGTAGATAGAATTAACATTTCGTTAATAATTTTAATAAAACTAAAAAGAGTTATTTTTTTAATAAAAGTATAATTTGTGATATATTTATAAAATAATCATCATATATATATTCATTTTACTTAATATTTTTATTTATTTTCAAAAACAAAGGGGATGGTTTTAATGAAAGTTGCTATAGTCACAGGAGCAAGTAGTGGAATTGGTTTTGATACAGCTAAAATGTTAGCCAAAAAAGACTACCGTGTTTATGCTCTTGCAAGAAACACAAAGAAAATGCAAGGTTTATTAGCATATAATGTCAAAATAATGAAACTAGACATAACAGATTATAATGCAATCAAAGAAGTAGTTAACCATATTTTAAATAAAGAAGGCCATATAAATATTTTAATAAATAATGCTGGCTATGGATCATATGGTGCTATTGAAGATGTATCAATTGAAGAAGCGAAAAGACAGTTCGAAGTAAATCTATTTGGTCTATCTGAAATAACAAGAGCCGTTATACCTTCCATGCGTGAACAAAAAGCAGGAAAAATTGTAAATATATCGTCAATCGGTGGACGTATACCTAATTATCTAGGAACTTGGTATCATGCTTCTAAACATGCTTTAGAGGGATACAGCGAAAGCTTACGTTTAGAACTTTCCGAATTTGGTATAGACGTTATCGTTATTCGACCGGGTGGTATAAAAACAGAATGGTCTTCTATTACAGCTCAAAATCTTAAATCATCTGCTAAAGGAGGAATCTATGAAGAAAAAGCTTTAACACTGGCAAATTCAATGATTAAATTAAATTCACTTAATTTATTTTACCCTCCTTCCGCTGTAGCTAAAGTTATAACTAATTCAATAGAAAGACGCTTTGTAAAACCGCAATATATTGTCGGTTTTCTTGCTAAAACCTCTATTTTTTTACATGCATTACTACCAGTTAAGCTATATAATTTTATTATCAAAAAACCGGTATCTAAATAATTTATGACAGGAGCGAATTTAAATGTCCACTGCAAATCTAACTTTGGCTCAAAATCATTATGCAATGTTGGAGTTATCACAACCTAATACAAGCATTTCTAATCTTTCTAATTTATTATATATCGAAAACACTTATTCTTATGATGCAATAAACAATGCATTAAATAAGCTTGTTGAAAATTTTGATGCATATAGAATTCATATAATTAATGAATCAGGTGAACTAAAACAATCTTTACAACCTTTTAATTTCGAATACTTCCCATTAGTTGAATTTACAGACGAAGCTCAATATAACGCTTGGATTGATCAACAAAAAAGCAAATGCTTATTTGATTTAAATAGCGATTTATACGACTTTACAATTGTAAAAAAACCCGATGGAAAACATTGCGTTTTCTTCACACATCATCATATTATTACTGATGCATGGAGCATAA
This window harbors:
- a CDS encoding oxidoreductase; its protein translation is MKVAIVTGASSGIGFDTAKMLAKKDYRVYALARNTKKMQGLLAYNVKIMKLDITDYNAIKEVVNHILNKEGHINILINNAGYGSYGAIEDVSIEEAKRQFEVNLFGLSEITRAVIPSMREQKAGKIVNISSIGGRIPNYLGTWYHASKHALEGYSESLRLELSEFGIDVIVIRPGGIKTEWSSITAQNLKSSAKGGIYEEKALTLANSMIKLNSLNLFYPPSAVAKVITNSIERRFVKPQYIVGFLAKTSIFLHALLPVKLYNFIIKKPVSK
- the melB gene encoding melibiose:sodium transporter MelB, encoding MKRQITRKEKYSFGIGAFGKDLVVNLIGIYLMYYLTDILGVAAGFVGSLYFVARIWDAINDPVMGMIVDKTKTKWGKFRPWLVIGTLINSIVTIILFTNFDLTGTSLYIFISIMYILWGMTYTMMDVPYWSWLPNLTNNPTEREEVSVIPRIFASLANLILGAIGLSAVIYLDTIFGTGDQSTGFLILTGIIILFFITTMGITVCNVKEAPTNIDTGITLRFKDIWRILFTNKELLAYIGILITFFLCTQIIGNVLIYYFSYVAESKFLFALYNGMGFVEIIALILFPRIAKLLTRERIFPIATCSIIIGLLILLLASYFSPSAILPVVIGTTFIKIGTGFIMGIITVSIADVIDYSEMKFGQRNESVITSTQTFLMKTAMAVSGLITGWSLTFLGYQPGVEQSEFTKNGLRFIMTILPIICIIASYLIYKWSYNLKGTYIKDVVHVLNQRKSKKG
- a CDS encoding FmdB family zinc ribbon protein, which codes for MPNYTYTCPNCDEFTIRQSMNDIHNNVSCPECGHLSKRVYTAFQTYGMDSKLKNRIEQGQQPKPVTKDKLPQQNRATTNAVRPWMAGH